One stretch of Natronobacterium gregoryi SP2 DNA includes these proteins:
- a CDS encoding glycosyltransferase has product MISIVVPVYNDPGGIATTLESLLIQTIDDYRIVVVDNDSTDRTPEIVRSYEDDHDHLTLVHETKIQSSYAARNTGIRHADGDVLAFVDADMTVPEDWLESALETFQTTDADYLGCNVELTLPDTPTLAARYDHHTGFPVEGYLESQQFAPTCCLLTRRAVFEDVGLFDHRLESGGDKEFGNRVHDAGYDLHFAADATMYHPTRNTLRAHVKKDRRVGRGLCQLQRYHPDRYGTPGVPPRPSGIKRPARELPTSDRLAFGALSKFLTAVRGLGYYEEYLTGESRGDFEGVPRLEP; this is encoded by the coding sequence CGAATCGTCGTCGTCGACAACGACTCCACCGACCGCACCCCGGAGATCGTTCGCTCCTACGAAGACGACCACGACCATCTCACCCTCGTCCACGAAACGAAGATCCAGTCGTCCTACGCGGCTCGCAACACCGGCATCCGGCATGCCGACGGCGACGTCCTCGCGTTCGTCGACGCCGACATGACCGTTCCCGAAGACTGGCTCGAGTCCGCGCTCGAAACCTTCCAGACCACAGACGCCGACTACCTGGGCTGTAACGTCGAGCTCACGCTCCCCGATACCCCGACACTCGCAGCCCGGTACGACCACCACACCGGGTTTCCCGTCGAGGGCTACCTCGAGTCCCAGCAGTTCGCCCCGACGTGCTGTCTTCTCACTCGACGAGCCGTCTTCGAAGACGTGGGCCTGTTCGATCATCGCCTCGAGTCCGGCGGGGACAAAGAGTTCGGCAACCGGGTTCACGACGCCGGCTACGATCTCCACTTCGCTGCGGATGCCACGATGTACCACCCGACGAGGAACACTCTCCGTGCACACGTGAAAAAAGATCGCCGCGTCGGTCGCGGGCTCTGCCAACTGCAACGTTACCATCCCGATCGGTACGGTACGCCCGGCGTTCCACCACGTCCAAGCGGGATCAAACGTCCCGCTCGAGAGCTCCCGACGAGTGACCGACTCGCCTTCGGTGCACTCTCGAAATTCCTCACCGCCGTCCGTGGGCTGGGCTACTACGAGGAGTATCTTACCGGAGAGAGCCGCGGGGATTTCGAGGGCGTTCCACGACTCGAGCCGTGA
- the aglG gene encoding glucosyl-dolichyl phosphate glucuronosyltransferase, whose product MKVSVVVCTYAMERYDVFSECVDSVLAQTYDPLEVVLVVDGNEEVFDRVKDEYGDLEDVVLHCNDENQGISYSRTRGAEIATGDVVAFIDDDAVAEEDWIAELARVYEETDAIAVGGHVAPDWVTEKPDFFPEEFYWLVGCDERGFGEHMEELRNTYGSNISYRRDVFLEVGGYDENTGRKGDRHIQAHEAPVCIRMNNQYGKGVLYNTDAVVHHKLFDYRGEFRWLVGRSFWQGYSKRIMDILLPEASGDKNEYLKQLLLEFVPDRLSSLLRRPSTAKAKQLVTIVVFTAAVGFGYLYGLAGVDRSELVADRDAATAD is encoded by the coding sequence ATGAAGGTTTCCGTCGTCGTGTGCACGTACGCGATGGAGCGGTACGACGTCTTCTCGGAGTGTGTCGACAGCGTCCTCGCACAGACCTACGACCCACTCGAGGTCGTCCTCGTCGTCGACGGCAACGAGGAGGTGTTCGACCGAGTCAAAGACGAGTACGGCGACCTCGAGGACGTCGTCCTCCACTGCAACGACGAGAACCAGGGCATCTCCTACAGTCGCACTCGAGGGGCCGAGATCGCGACCGGCGACGTCGTGGCGTTCATCGACGACGACGCGGTCGCCGAGGAAGACTGGATCGCGGAACTCGCCCGCGTCTACGAGGAAACGGACGCGATCGCGGTTGGCGGCCACGTCGCTCCCGACTGGGTCACCGAAAAACCCGACTTCTTCCCCGAGGAGTTCTACTGGCTCGTCGGCTGTGACGAACGCGGCTTCGGCGAGCACATGGAGGAACTGCGAAACACCTACGGTTCGAACATCTCCTACCGACGAGACGTCTTCCTCGAGGTCGGCGGCTACGACGAGAACACCGGCCGAAAGGGTGATCGACACATCCAGGCCCACGAGGCACCCGTCTGCATCCGGATGAACAACCAGTACGGCAAGGGCGTGCTCTACAACACCGACGCCGTGGTCCATCACAAACTCTTCGACTACAGAGGCGAGTTCCGGTGGCTCGTCGGCCGGTCGTTCTGGCAGGGATACTCGAAACGTATCATGGACATCCTGCTGCCCGAAGCCTCGGGCGACAAAAACGAGTATCTGAAACAGTTACTCCTCGAGTTCGTTCCCGACCGACTGTCGTCGCTCCTGCGACGGCCGTCGACGGCGAAGGCGAAACAACTCGTGACGATCGTCGTCTTCACCGCGGCAGTCGGGTTCGGCTACCTCTACGGGCTGGCGGGTGTCGACCGATCGGAGCTGGTCGCCGATCGTGACGCCGCGACGGCCGATTGA